From Streptomyces sp. NBC_00690, a single genomic window includes:
- a CDS encoding nSTAND1 domain-containing NTPase, with amino-acid sequence MGRREAPLDPGAGPVQRFAHELRQLRHEADGITYREMSRKANYSVTALSRAAGGEQLASLAVVLAYVGACGGDVGEWERRWHAAAEETVEQGRADDSESPYQGLARFEPSDHERFFGRSTLIAAVSELTEKRRFTAVFGPSGSGKSSLLRAGLVPALRAGGTGLAAIRILTPGEHPLRTHANALIPKAGTGDTLLVVDQFEEVFTLCRDTAERFGFIDRLLSAAEPGSRLRVVVAVRADFYSRCAEHRSLADALTDAAMLVGPMTSAELRETIVGPAQAAGLIVERELTARLVAEVEGAPGGLPLLSHALRETWRRRRGRALTMAAYEASGGVHGAIARTAEETFAELSEERRELARLILLRLITPGEDSPDTRRPIDRTELDFGAPTEVAFVVERLARARLLTLNDDTVDLAHEALISGWPRLSGWVEEGRERLRAHRRLTEAAHAWHDLGQDQGGLYRGTRLATAEEHFAGSDELVALTVREREFLAASRTARAGEHRRRRVGVSVFAVVMVLALIAGVIAWQQTRVSDRRQVEAEARRIASVAEGMRSSDPKLAMRLSVAAWRLAEMPETRAAVLGAVTQREQDVLRIPVVDRDVGERHLTPYGRAFVSVERDRNRIESWDLRDPSRRSSHPGPGRLMNGDAYQLSPDGRTLVLAQPNGLVLWDVRAGRVSGRLAIDGLHDAVFSSDGRTLAVERSERTVEIWDMTRRRRVAQIVAPQGEKDWEAMILSPEGRRLALCSSENPLRIWDLASRKRVALPWGGKPASQVFCGERDFEFLPGGRTVAFINGRDIHRWDLESGRELPLITAQQALMSLRLSEDGKFIAASTVDSGELLLWRLDSPHSPVLRHALVNQDVADFAVDIEAGALRFRSSSEAAIRSLSLGPVATSQWRTERDTTQKLTLDGQTLTSLTTKGTLGNQIGLLETGSRKSMVATGEMCPQNLGEDQPAETAEPAQQSAGICYDAAVFSADGRRIAYGNMDSGRFSIWDVEARRRISYVQTTHTNPHGTGGPLVQDLALSANGHHLYTIRSDDKATLEIWDLRKPGHARKTAAIAGVRGDLLAPRHDTAELVTSAGDIIDTESGRVEPRTLDDSDAQALLFSPTGTYLAVGDVQGRVTVWDGALRRKLAELSSTPSTTAHYAGYGITALAFSPDEEILAVADGAGSVQLWHVATQSHLGSSLPTPGDPAFSVAFSADGHTLYTAGLHTGLHTYDIHPQRLADTVCQRAGSGLTRAEWKTRLPNLPYRTTC; translated from the coding sequence ATGGGACGTCGTGAAGCGCCTCTCGACCCCGGCGCGGGCCCCGTGCAGCGGTTCGCTCATGAACTGAGGCAATTGCGTCACGAAGCCGACGGGATCACCTATCGGGAGATGTCACGCAAGGCCAACTACTCGGTGACCGCGCTCTCCCGTGCCGCAGGTGGTGAGCAGTTGGCATCGCTGGCGGTGGTCCTGGCCTATGTGGGGGCATGTGGCGGTGACGTGGGCGAATGGGAGCGCCGGTGGCATGCGGCGGCCGAAGAGACCGTCGAGCAGGGGCGGGCCGATGACAGCGAGTCGCCGTATCAGGGGCTGGCCCGTTTCGAGCCGAGTGATCACGAGCGCTTCTTCGGGCGGAGCACGCTCATCGCCGCCGTCAGTGAGCTTACGGAGAAGCGTCGCTTCACGGCAGTGTTCGGGCCGTCCGGCAGTGGAAAGTCGTCGTTGCTGCGGGCGGGTCTGGTGCCCGCTCTGCGTGCTGGCGGGACGGGTTTGGCGGCGATCCGCATCCTCACTCCTGGAGAGCACCCGCTGAGGACCCACGCGAATGCCCTGATCCCGAAGGCTGGCACCGGGGACACCCTGCTGGTGGTCGATCAGTTCGAGGAGGTCTTCACTCTCTGCCGTGACACCGCGGAGCGTTTCGGGTTCATCGACCGGCTCCTCTCGGCAGCCGAGCCGGGCAGCCGTCTGCGGGTGGTGGTCGCGGTGCGGGCGGACTTCTACAGCCGCTGCGCCGAACATCGCTCTCTGGCAGACGCCTTGACCGATGCGGCGATGTTGGTGGGGCCGATGACGAGCGCCGAGCTGCGGGAGACGATCGTGGGACCCGCCCAGGCGGCCGGGCTGATCGTGGAACGGGAGCTGACCGCACGCCTGGTCGCGGAGGTGGAAGGAGCGCCCGGGGGGCTGCCACTCCTGTCGCACGCACTACGGGAGACGTGGCGCCGGCGCCGCGGCCGAGCGCTGACCATGGCTGCCTATGAAGCCTCGGGTGGTGTCCACGGCGCTATCGCCCGAACCGCGGAGGAGACATTCGCGGAGCTCTCCGAGGAGCGGCGGGAGCTGGCCCGGCTCATCCTGCTGCGGCTCATCACCCCGGGCGAAGACTCACCGGATACCCGCCGGCCGATCGACCGCACCGAGCTTGACTTCGGCGCCCCCACAGAAGTCGCGTTCGTGGTCGAGCGCCTCGCCCGAGCGCGGCTGCTCACACTGAACGACGACACGGTGGACTTGGCCCATGAGGCGCTGATCAGCGGGTGGCCGAGGCTGAGCGGCTGGGTCGAGGAGGGTCGTGAACGATTGCGGGCCCACCGCAGACTCACCGAGGCCGCCCACGCCTGGCACGACCTCGGACAGGACCAGGGTGGGCTGTATCGAGGCACCCGACTGGCCACGGCTGAGGAACACTTCGCCGGGTCTGACGAGTTGGTCGCGCTCACTGTGCGGGAGCGGGAATTCCTCGCCGCGAGCCGCACCGCTCGTGCAGGAGAGCACCGCCGCAGACGGGTCGGGGTCTCGGTCTTCGCCGTCGTGATGGTCCTCGCCCTGATCGCCGGAGTCATCGCCTGGCAGCAGACCCGGGTAAGCGATCGCAGACAGGTGGAGGCGGAGGCGCGGCGTATCGCATCGGTCGCCGAAGGGATGCGTTCCAGCGATCCGAAGCTGGCGATGCGGCTGAGCGTTGCCGCGTGGCGGCTCGCTGAGATGCCCGAAACCCGCGCGGCGGTGCTCGGTGCTGTGACACAGCGGGAGCAGGACGTGCTGCGCATCCCGGTAGTGGATAGGGATGTGGGTGAACGGCATCTGACACCGTACGGACGGGCGTTTGTGTCCGTGGAGCGGGATCGGAATCGGATCGAGAGCTGGGATCTGCGTGACCCCAGCCGGCGTAGCTCTCATCCGGGGCCAGGAAGGCTCATGAACGGGGACGCGTATCAACTGAGTCCGGATGGACGGACACTGGTACTCGCCCAACCCAACGGTCTGGTGTTGTGGGACGTACGTGCCGGGCGAGTGAGCGGACGGCTCGCGATCGACGGCCTCCACGACGCGGTGTTCAGCTCTGACGGGCGCACACTGGCAGTGGAACGGTCTGAACGCACCGTCGAGATCTGGGACATGACCCGTCGCCGACGAGTAGCGCAGATCGTCGCTCCACAGGGCGAGAAGGACTGGGAGGCGATGATCCTCAGCCCGGAGGGTCGCCGACTCGCATTGTGTTCAAGCGAAAACCCCCTGCGGATCTGGGACCTCGCGAGCCGAAAGAGAGTGGCTCTGCCGTGGGGTGGGAAGCCTGCCTCCCAAGTATTCTGTGGTGAGCGGGATTTTGAGTTCCTTCCGGGCGGCCGAACGGTTGCGTTCATCAACGGCCGGGATATCCATCGCTGGGATCTCGAATCCGGACGAGAGCTTCCCTTGATCACCGCGCAGCAGGCCCTGATGTCCCTGCGGTTGAGCGAAGACGGGAAGTTCATCGCCGCATCCACGGTCGATAGCGGTGAGCTCCTGTTGTGGCGACTGGACTCACCCCATTCGCCCGTCCTCCGACATGCTCTGGTCAACCAGGACGTGGCGGATTTTGCGGTCGACATCGAGGCTGGCGCCTTGCGTTTCCGCAGCAGCTCGGAAGCGGCCATCAGGTCGCTCAGCCTGGGGCCAGTGGCAACGAGCCAGTGGAGAACGGAGCGTGACACTACCCAGAAGTTGACCCTGGACGGTCAGACGCTGACTTCGTTGACGACGAAGGGAACGCTCGGAAACCAGATCGGGCTACTGGAAACCGGCAGCAGAAAGAGCATGGTCGCGACGGGTGAGATGTGCCCGCAGAACCTTGGCGAAGACCAGCCCGCAGAAACAGCCGAACCAGCACAGCAGTCAGCTGGAATCTGCTACGACGCCGCTGTGTTCAGTGCCGATGGCCGGCGCATCGCTTACGGCAACATGGACAGCGGCAGATTCTCCATCTGGGATGTGGAAGCGCGCCGAAGGATTTCATATGTACAGACGACGCACACCAATCCGCACGGAACAGGTGGGCCCCTGGTCCAGGATCTCGCTCTGAGCGCCAACGGACATCATCTGTACACGATCCGCTCGGATGACAAAGCCACCCTGGAGATCTGGGACCTGCGCAAGCCGGGGCATGCCCGCAAGACCGCAGCAATCGCCGGCGTCAGAGGGGATCTGTTGGCTCCGCGGCACGACACCGCCGAACTCGTCACTTCCGCGGGGGACATCATCGACACCGAGTCTGGCCGGGTGGAACCTCGGACACTGGACGACAGCGACGCGCAAGCGCTCCTCTTCAGCCCTACCGGAACGTATCTGGCCGTGGGCGACGTACAGGGCCGGGTCACCGTATGGGACGGTGCACTGCGCAGGAAGCTCGCCGAGCTCTCCAGCACCCCCAGTACAACCGCGCACTACGCCGGCTACGGCATCACCGCCTTGGCCTTCTCCCCCGACGAGGAGATCCTCGCGGTCGCCGACGGGGCCGGCAGCGTCCAACTGTGGCACGTGGCGACCCAGAGCCACTTGGGATCATCCCTCCCGACCCCCGGCGACCCGGCCTTCTCCGTCGCGTTCAGCGCCGACGGCCACACCCTCTACACGGCGGGCCTCCACACAGGGCTGCACACCTACGACATCCACCCCCAGCGGCTCGCCGACACCGTCTGTCAACGCGCCGGCTCGGGGCTGACCCGCGCCGAGTGGAAGACCCGACTCCCGAATCTTCCGTACCGCACCACCTGCTGA
- a CDS encoding S8 family peptidase, which translates to MFSNRHQGRGATTVTTALVAAALVAGMTSTNAFADTGAADDGTAVGSAGTGLRWVTLITGDRVGVDSRDRVVSVQRGAGREKLAVRSWTERGRTYAVPVDAERLIAAGKLDRRLFDVTGLSAPESMRAYRDGLKVVVAYEGASEAKARQGVRADAKVARTLPSINADAVTVPKGDAGGLWATLTGAGAGAGAGAGAGAGAGAARAAMTVPGIQRIWLDAVYTANLDTSVGRIGAPKAWQSGYDGKGVTIAVLDSGVDDTHPDLATQVVGAANFTSSPDTKDRNGHGTHIASIAAGTGAKSGGKYKGVAPGAKILNAKVMGDHGTMESGAIAAVDWAVGRGADVVTMSFGSGDGPEINPLEAHINRMSKEKGVLFTVSAGNEGPNAGSVGSPGSAEAALTVGAVDDADKIAPFSSVGPLHDGAIKPDVTAPGVSITAASAPGSAIAEQVGENPAGYFSIGGTSMSTPHVAGAAALLKQRHPGWSGERLKAALTASAQDGGYSVFQQGTGRIAVDRAIEQTVVADETTVSFGRQQWPHTDDQPVAKQITYRNLGTQDIALDLAVKGLDARGGPAPAGLFVLGTNKVTVPAGSTATVPFTADTRIGGDNNGVHTAVVTATGGGQTVRSTASVDREVESYDLALDFVGRDGLPGKDFYTYLRQMSGEGDASTTLYGSVTGTEKLRLPKGDYAIFSSASNESGGSDRLIHPRLALTKNSALAIDARTTKPVEMTVTDRGAKMTGAAAAVFVGIGERSMEFKDHASTTFDGFRTAQLGPEQPTGVELRESLYAQWERGASTQYGLAAGGEVKRLFTGYSKKFGAADFAKVTASLGASVQGKTGRTTALGGKDRFDFGSEHPTALPGSRTHYLATDGKANLWSLSGVQLDAQGWEEIGYTAPEQEFRPGTSHRVKLGPAVHSPLMQGRNGVFRQGNRLEFVVPLFSDGRGNIGRSTYSSATTTLYQGTTKIAEKADPLMGWEFYAIGADDAEYTMNTSVTRSPAVSAVGTRVDGSWTFRSAKPATEGETRTALSTVRFGAHVDLDGTVPADRTVTFPVTVQGPAAGKGLKSLDVSVSYDSGATWQRTSVTKGKVTVKNPAKGKTVALRGEVADAQGGKASVTVYDAYIGK; encoded by the coding sequence TTGTTCTCCAACAGACATCAAGGGCGCGGTGCGACCACAGTCACCACGGCCCTTGTGGCGGCGGCACTCGTCGCCGGAATGACCAGTACGAATGCCTTCGCGGATACCGGCGCCGCCGATGACGGTACTGCCGTCGGCAGTGCCGGGACCGGACTCCGATGGGTCACCCTGATCACTGGCGACCGGGTCGGCGTGGACTCCCGTGATCGGGTGGTCTCCGTCCAACGAGGCGCGGGCCGAGAGAAGTTGGCCGTTCGGAGTTGGACCGAACGGGGGCGCACCTACGCCGTTCCGGTCGACGCCGAGCGGCTCATCGCGGCCGGAAAGCTCGACCGGAGACTCTTCGACGTCACCGGGCTCAGCGCCCCCGAAAGCATGCGGGCCTACCGCGACGGTCTGAAGGTCGTCGTCGCATACGAGGGTGCGTCGGAGGCCAAGGCCCGGCAGGGGGTCCGCGCCGATGCGAAGGTGGCGCGGACATTGCCGTCGATCAACGCGGACGCCGTGACCGTACCGAAGGGGGATGCGGGTGGGCTGTGGGCCACCCTCACCGGAGCCGGAGCCGGAGCCGGAGCCGGAGCCGGAGCCGGAGCCGGAGCCGGAGCCGCCCGGGCCGCTATGACCGTCCCGGGGATCCAGCGGATCTGGTTGGACGCGGTGTACACCGCGAACCTGGACACGAGCGTGGGCCGGATCGGCGCCCCGAAGGCTTGGCAGTCCGGGTACGACGGCAAGGGCGTCACCATCGCGGTCCTGGACAGCGGGGTCGACGACACCCATCCGGACCTGGCGACCCAGGTGGTCGGGGCGGCGAACTTCACCTCGTCCCCAGACACCAAGGACCGGAACGGGCACGGCACGCACATCGCCTCGATCGCGGCCGGAACCGGTGCCAAGTCGGGTGGCAAGTACAAGGGCGTCGCGCCCGGAGCCAAGATTCTCAACGCCAAGGTCATGGGCGACCACGGGACCATGGAGTCCGGGGCCATCGCCGCAGTCGACTGGGCCGTCGGCAGGGGCGCCGACGTCGTCACGATGAGCTTCGGCAGCGGTGACGGACCCGAGATCAATCCGCTTGAGGCCCACATCAATCGGATGTCGAAGGAGAAGGGCGTCCTCTTCACGGTCTCCGCCGGCAATGAGGGGCCGAACGCCGGTTCCGTCGGCTCCCCGGGCAGTGCAGAAGCCGCTCTCACCGTCGGCGCCGTGGACGACGCCGACAAGATCGCACCCTTCTCCAGCGTCGGCCCGCTGCATGACGGGGCGATCAAGCCGGATGTCACCGCTCCCGGTGTCAGCATCACCGCTGCGTCGGCCCCCGGCAGTGCCATCGCCGAGCAGGTCGGGGAGAACCCGGCCGGCTACTTCTCCATAGGCGGCACGTCCATGTCCACCCCGCATGTGGCGGGCGCCGCGGCGCTGCTGAAGCAGCGGCACCCCGGCTGGTCGGGCGAGCGGCTCAAGGCCGCGCTGACCGCCTCCGCCCAGGACGGCGGGTACTCGGTGTTCCAGCAGGGCACCGGGCGGATCGCCGTCGACCGTGCCATCGAGCAGACCGTGGTTGCCGACGAGACAACCGTCTCCTTCGGACGTCAGCAGTGGCCGCACACCGACGATCAGCCCGTCGCCAAGCAGATCACCTACCGCAACCTGGGCACCCAGGACATCGCCCTCGACCTGGCGGTCAAGGGGCTCGACGCCCGAGGTGGCCCCGCCCCCGCCGGCCTCTTCGTCCTCGGTACGAACAAGGTCACCGTTCCCGCGGGTTCCACCGCCACCGTCCCCTTCACCGCGGACACCCGGATCGGCGGTGACAACAACGGCGTCCACACCGCCGTCGTCACCGCGACCGGCGGCGGCCAGACAGTCCGGTCCACGGCTTCCGTGGACCGCGAGGTCGAGTCGTACGACCTGGCCCTCGACTTCGTGGGTCGGGACGGCCTGCCCGGCAAGGACTTCTACACCTATCTGAGGCAGATGTCCGGCGAGGGTGATGCCTCCACCACCCTGTACGGCAGTGTCACCGGCACCGAGAAGCTCCGGCTACCGAAGGGCGACTACGCGATCTTCTCCAGCGCGTCGAACGAGTCCGGTGGCTCGGACCGGCTGATCCACCCCAGGCTGGCGCTGACGAAGAACTCCGCTCTCGCCATCGATGCCCGCACCACCAAGCCCGTTGAAATGACCGTCACGGACCGCGGCGCCAAGATGACCGGTGCCGCGGCGGCCGTCTTCGTCGGCATCGGTGAACGGTCCATGGAGTTCAAGGACCACGCCTCCACCACCTTCGACGGCTTCCGTACCGCGCAACTGGGCCCGGAGCAGCCCACCGGTGTCGAGCTCAGGGAATCCCTCTACGCCCAGTGGGAGCGTGGTGCCTCGACCCAGTACGGCCTCGCCGCGGGAGGCGAGGTGAAGCGGCTCTTCACCGGATACAGCAAGAAGTTCGGGGCCGCAGACTTCGCGAAGGTCACCGCATCCCTCGGCGCCTCGGTCCAGGGCAAGACGGGACGTACGACGGCGTTGGGCGGGAAGGATCGATTCGACTTCGGCTCGGAGCACCCCACCGCCCTGCCGGGCTCCCGGACCCACTATCTGGCCACCGACGGGAAGGCCAACCTCTGGTCCCTTTCCGGGGTGCAACTCGATGCCCAGGGGTGGGAGGAGATCGGGTACACGGCTCCGGAGCAGGAGTTCCGCCCGGGTACGAGTCACCGGGTGAAGCTTGGGCCCGCAGTGCACTCCCCGTTGATGCAGGGGCGCAACGGTGTCTTCCGCCAGGGGAACAGGCTTGAGTTCGTTGTGCCGCTGTTCTCGGACGGCCGGGGCAACATCGGTCGGTCCACGTACTCCTCGGCCACGACCACGCTGTACCAGGGCACCACCAAGATCGCGGAGAAGGCGGATCCGCTGATGGGCTGGGAGTTCTACGCCATCGGTGCGGACGACGCCGAGTACACCATGAACACATCGGTGACGCGGAGCCCGGCCGTTTCTGCCGTCGGAACCCGTGTCGATGGTTCCTGGACCTTCCGCAGTGCCAAGCCCGCGACGGAAGGTGAGACGCGCACCGCGCTTTCCACCGTGCGGTTCGGTGCCCATGTGGACCTGGACGGCACTGTTCCGGCAGACCGTACGGTGACGTTTCCGGTGACGGTGCAGGGGCCCGCGGCGGGCAAGGGGCTGAAGTCCCTCGACGTCTCCGTCTCCTACGACTCTGGCGCGACCTGGCAGCGGACATCCGTCACCAAGGGGAAGGTCACCGTAAAGAACCCCGCGAAGGGGAAGACCGTTGCCCTGCGGGGCGAGGTCGCCGACGCACAGGGTGGCAAGGCGAGTGTGACTGTGTACGACGCGTACATCGGCAAGTAG
- a CDS encoding PP2C family protein-serine/threonine phosphatase yields the protein MDRLTARWPYVRWLPLTVIVVVAVADAATPTAYTGVPLIASACVLAGATLSLRGTAWTGAFALGITLLLNWWLGLLEDATGWVEVFNVGLAMLIGLDVNRMLDRHTRQLARVRSVAGAMQRAVLPSPPARIGLLEVAARYEGADTEARIGGDLYTIQDTPYGVRILVGDVRGKGLGAVSTTSTLIGAFREAAHYVPDLADLAVRLEQSLERDSAENPNGGHDEEFTTALIAEIDHRNHTLHMLNRGHPAPYLIRAGHITELTPAAPDLPLGMGELGGQRTTPDAFPLSAGDILLFVTDGVTEARNRRGDFYDPTHLATPGNDPAGPAAVLDALADAIHQWTGGPRDDDMATLAVGIA from the coding sequence ATGGATCGCCTGACCGCTCGGTGGCCGTATGTGCGCTGGCTTCCGCTGACGGTGATCGTTGTCGTGGCTGTCGCCGATGCGGCGACGCCGACCGCCTATACGGGCGTCCCTTTGATCGCGTCAGCATGTGTGCTGGCGGGGGCGACACTGTCTCTGCGGGGTACGGCGTGGACCGGGGCATTCGCCTTGGGCATCACACTGCTGCTGAACTGGTGGCTCGGGCTCCTGGAGGACGCCACCGGTTGGGTGGAGGTGTTCAACGTCGGGCTCGCGATGCTCATCGGCCTGGACGTGAACCGCATGCTCGACCGTCATACGAGGCAGTTGGCGAGGGTCCGGTCGGTGGCGGGGGCCATGCAACGCGCGGTGCTGCCCTCCCCTCCCGCACGGATCGGCCTGCTGGAGGTGGCCGCCCGCTACGAGGGTGCGGACACCGAGGCCCGGATCGGCGGAGACCTCTACACGATCCAGGACACGCCCTACGGTGTCCGCATCCTCGTGGGCGACGTCCGTGGAAAAGGGCTCGGGGCGGTGTCCACCACTTCCACACTGATCGGCGCATTTCGTGAAGCCGCTCACTACGTACCTGACCTCGCTGACCTCGCCGTCCGGTTGGAACAGTCCCTGGAACGCGACAGCGCGGAGAACCCCAACGGCGGCCATGACGAGGAGTTCACCACCGCCCTCATCGCCGAGATCGACCACCGGAACCACACCCTGCACATGCTCAACCGGGGCCACCCCGCCCCCTATCTCATTCGAGCCGGCCACATCACCGAACTGACCCCAGCCGCCCCTGATCTCCCCCTGGGCATGGGAGAACTGGGCGGTCAGCGCACGACCCCCGACGCTTTCCCCCTCTCCGCAGGCGACATCCTGCTCTTCGTCACCGACGGGGTCACCGAGGCGCGCAATCGAAGGGGAGACTTCTACGATCCCACCCACCTCGCCACTCCCGGCAATGACCCTGCCGGGCCCGCAGCCGTACTCGACGCACTCGCCGACGCCATCCACCAATGGACCGGCGGCCCTCGCGACGACGACATGGCCACCCTTGCCGTCGGCATCGCCTGA
- a CDS encoding collagen-like protein, translating to MLNVAPSAAAIADAVERSGSQHSLGLPGPNGAVTASGPERPGGPGGKGNGNAQGPRGPQGPQGATGPQGPQGADGEDGEDGAQGATGPQGPRGTQGAQGSQGADGTDGTDGAQGAPGTQGPQGTQGTTGANGTQGPQGTQGTNGVQGSTGAQGADGADGTQGATGAQGPQGTQGTQGTNGTQGAQGAQGTNGTDGTDGTDGAQGPQGTQGSTGAQGTNGADGTQGAPGTQGPQGTQGTTGANGTQGPQGTQGTTGANGTQGTQGAQGANGTNGTQGPQGTQGTTGAQGPQGPATLSTYVIRGPQAIPVLIGLGVTSTANCLAGDVATGGGYDTFGLLSTVNVIENAPIPKGAGTQSGPATGWQTQASVTILGGGFQAYAVCVDQ from the coding sequence GTGCTCAACGTCGCGCCGAGCGCAGCGGCCATCGCCGATGCCGTCGAGCGCTCCGGCAGTCAGCACAGCCTGGGCCTGCCAGGACCGAACGGTGCCGTGACGGCCAGCGGCCCCGAGCGGCCGGGCGGCCCCGGCGGAAAGGGCAACGGGAACGCGCAGGGACCGCGAGGTCCGCAGGGCCCTCAGGGTGCTACTGGCCCACAGGGACCGCAGGGTGCAGACGGCGAGGACGGCGAGGACGGCGCGCAAGGTGCCACCGGACCTCAGGGCCCGCGGGGCACCCAGGGAGCCCAAGGCTCACAGGGTGCCGATGGCACGGACGGCACGGACGGCGCGCAGGGAGCCCCTGGTACACAGGGACCCCAGGGCACCCAAGGCACCACCGGCGCCAACGGCACACAAGGCCCGCAGGGAACCCAAGGCACCAACGGTGTACAAGGCAGCACCGGCGCACAAGGTGCCGATGGCGCGGACGGCACCCAGGGAGCCACCGGAGCTCAGGGCCCGCAGGGCACCCAGGGCACCCAGGGCACCAACGGCACGCAGGGAGCCCAGGGCGCACAAGGCACCAACGGCACAGACGGCACGGACGGCACGGACGGCGCACAGGGACCCCAGGGCACCCAAGGCAGCACCGGCGCACAGGGCACCAACGGGGCAGACGGTACGCAGGGAGCCCCTGGTACACAGGGACCCCAGGGCACGCAGGGAACCACCGGCGCCAACGGCACACAGGGCCCTCAGGGCACCCAAGGCACCACCGGTGCCAACGGCACGCAAGGCACCCAAGGTGCACAGGGTGCCAACGGCACCAACGGGACGCAAGGCCCGCAGGGCACCCAGGGCACTACCGGTGCACAGGGGCCGCAGGGCCCGGCGACGCTGAGCACCTATGTCATCCGGGGCCCCCAGGCTATCCCGGTGCTCATCGGTTTGGGCGTGACGTCAACGGCCAACTGCCTGGCCGGCGACGTGGCCACCGGCGGTGGCTACGACACCTTCGGGCTTCTCAGCACCGTCAACGTCATCGAGAACGCGCCGATTCCGAAGGGCGCAGGCACGCAGTCCGGACCGGCCACCGGCTGGCAGACCCAGGCATCCGTCACGATTCTCGGCGGCGGATTCCAAGCCTACGCGGTCTGCGTTGACCAGTAG
- the rfbA gene encoding glucose-1-phosphate thymidylyltransferase RfbA, with product MRGILLAGGTGSRLWPLTRSVSKQLLPVFDKPMIYYPLSTLVLAKVSEVLVITTPEHQEQFRSLLGDGGQFGLRIDYATQERPEGIAQAFLLGSDFIGDGSVVLILGDNIFHGSGLSARLEQVGRTDGGHVFAYQVANPSAYGVVDFDEHGRALSIEEKPARPRSRYAVPGLYFYDNRVVEIARGLRPSARGELEISDVNRVYLEAGELCVTRLDRGTAWLDTGTFASMVQASEFVRVVEERQGLKIGCVEEAAWRVGLIDDDQLRTLARPLLASGYGQYLLDLLDQDGQCAVVSPRGGGSQARPVATA from the coding sequence ATGCGTGGAATTCTGCTGGCCGGTGGTACCGGTTCACGGCTTTGGCCGCTGACCCGTTCCGTTTCCAAACAGCTTCTTCCGGTGTTCGACAAGCCGATGATCTACTACCCGCTCTCCACGCTGGTCCTGGCGAAGGTGAGTGAAGTCCTCGTCATCACGACCCCGGAACACCAGGAGCAGTTCCGCTCACTGCTCGGCGACGGCGGTCAGTTCGGTCTGCGCATCGACTACGCGACGCAGGAGCGTCCGGAGGGAATCGCCCAGGCATTCTTGCTGGGTTCCGATTTCATCGGTGACGGATCGGTCGTGCTGATCCTCGGTGACAACATCTTCCATGGTTCGGGGCTGAGCGCCCGGTTGGAGCAGGTGGGCCGCACAGATGGCGGCCATGTCTTCGCCTATCAGGTGGCCAACCCTTCCGCCTATGGCGTGGTCGACTTCGACGAACACGGCAGGGCGCTGTCCATCGAGGAGAAGCCCGCACGCCCGAGGTCCCGGTACGCCGTGCCCGGGCTGTATTTCTATGACAACCGCGTCGTGGAGATCGCTCGCGGACTGCGGCCCAGCGCACGTGGTGAGTTGGAGATCTCTGATGTCAACCGTGTCTATCTGGAGGCCGGCGAACTCTGCGTCACCCGACTCGACCGGGGCACCGCCTGGCTGGACACGGGGACCTTCGCATCCATGGTCCAAGCCTCGGAGTTCGTCCGGGTCGTCGAGGAGCGCCAGGGCCTCAAGATCGGCTGTGTGGAGGAAGCGGCCTGGCGGGTCGGCCTGATCGATGATGACCAGCTCCGCACTCTGGCCCGACCGCTGCTGGCGAGCGGCTACGGCCAGTACCTGTTGGATCTGTTGGACCAGGACGGCCAGTGTGCCGTGGTGTCGCCTCGGGGCGGCGGCTCGCAGGCCCGGCCCGTGGCGACCGCCTGA
- a CDS encoding dTDP-4-dehydrorhamnose 3,5-epimerase family protein has product MRPLGIEGAWVDTPQVFTDQRGRFHEWFRADRFRELTGHALRLEQANCSRSGRGTLRGIHYAAVPPGQAKYVTCVSGAVLDVVVDLRTGSPTFGTWEAVRLDDREHRAVYLSEGLGHAFMALEEDSLVVYLCSEGYAPQREFGIHPLDPQLAIAWPDDLTPELSDKDAAAPTLEEAGLLGLLPTHEECIAYRRRLRGTRGEACVSL; this is encoded by the coding sequence GTGAGACCGTTGGGTATCGAAGGCGCCTGGGTGGACACACCACAGGTGTTCACGGATCAAAGGGGCCGCTTCCACGAATGGTTCAGGGCCGACCGGTTCCGTGAACTGACCGGTCACGCGCTGCGCCTGGAGCAGGCGAACTGCTCCAGGTCCGGTCGTGGCACCCTGAGGGGAATCCACTATGCCGCAGTCCCGCCGGGGCAGGCCAAGTACGTGACCTGCGTCAGTGGAGCCGTGCTCGATGTGGTGGTGGACCTTCGCACCGGCTCCCCGACCTTCGGCACGTGGGAGGCCGTTCGCCTCGATGATCGAGAGCACCGGGCCGTGTATCTGTCGGAGGGCCTCGGTCACGCCTTCATGGCGTTGGAGGAGGACTCACTCGTGGTCTACCTCTGCTCCGAAGGGTACGCACCGCAACGCGAGTTCGGGATTCACCCACTCGATCCACAGTTGGCGATCGCATGGCCCGACGACCTCACCCCGGAACTCTCGGACAAGGACGCCGCGGCCCCCACACTGGAGGAAGCCGGGCTGCTGGGTCTGTTGCCCACCCATGAGGAGTGCATCGCCTATCGGCGACGGCTGCGCGGAACTCGGGGAGAAGCATGCGTCTCCTTGTGA